The Lathyrus oleraceus cultivar Zhongwan6 chromosome 5, CAAS_Psat_ZW6_1.0, whole genome shotgun sequence genome includes the window AAGGAAAAGGAGATGAGAAAGGTTATAAATCACTGTTAAGAACAAAAGATCGAGGAATAAGGAAAATCTAGGTTAACAATGCTTTCTAAGAAGGTTGGAGAAAgaatttttcacttttcaaaatGAATAAATCATTATACTCTGGTGGTTtcaattataaaaaaaaattataataacAATGTTATGTGATCTTCtatgatgaaaatgtgttgtCTCAACTAAAAAAACTCTAGAAGTTTTTCCTCTTCTTCATCCCCTATATATGGATGATTTATGGTCAATTTTGAGTTATAATCATTCATTTtgattattttcttttttattaaagTAAGTAATTGTGATGGAATTTTAATATGCTATGAGGAAAAAAATATTACTTGAATCAAAGATAAAATCAAACATAGTTTAATTTAGATGATTTAATGGTAGTGGTGTGAATCCAATATCATAACCGTTTATTCATATGCTCACCAAACATAAAAAGTATTTGGCTCATCACAATGTAGTAAACATTGATTTCAATGGAAAGGCATACAAAATTAAAAAGTATTATTTCTTTGAACTTAAAAATTAAACCAGTAACTCGTTCAACCATGTTTATTGTAGTTCTTTTGAAGGAAAACTATAATTTGCTGCTTTGGCGTGAATGAATCCATGATAAGGGTGTTATTCTTTCCATGGTTCATCAAATACTATTTATTTAAGATGATTTATGGAATGTTGGTATTTAAAAACATATGATACTACTTTTAAAATGACAAACACATAAATAGAGATTTTTGAACAATAcgagaaatgttgcaaaatgaatgaaaaatatcaaaattacTTTGAAGCCCCGTGTGTGGTTTTGATGTAAACATCATCCAAGATAATGGTGAGCATGGCCAAAAATGGCCATTAAGTAGTTATAACCACAAAAGGCCTTTTTTGCTCGAATTGCGACTTAAGTAGTTCGAGAAAAAAAATTAAAGTATAGTTTTTTAGACCAAAAATATATTGAATATACATTTTAAGGTAAAAAAAATAACGCAACCCTTTAGGTTGAACAACAAAAGATGGTTGTTATAGCTAACCTTAAAAACATATATTATAAAGGAATATGTTCAAAGACATGTATCAATCAAAAATCAAAACTTGAAAGTTTGTAAAAGATAATTTTTCAAAtgataaattaattttaaaacTTTTCAAAGACAACTGTAATAATAATTGAACAAATGAATCTCTCACTTGTATATTTGGTGAATCACTTTTAGATTTTAACAATGGTTGATTTTAGGGAGTAAGAACGTTGGAAGGTCAAGATCCACTTGAAGAAATCAATCTAGCAAAATAATGTACCAAACTTAAGCATACTTACGTAGGTTATATACTTAATAAGATTTAAAATAATAAATCATAAAAATTCTTTTTGAATATAAACATTGTTTTTCTTGCGAGTATAAAGACATGACAAATTTGAAACAAAGTTTAATTGAGCATATGTTATCTCTTAACGATGAGAAGAGATCAATCAAAGCCCGAGAAGATTCACAATAGAGGTGGTTTCGAAGTTCAAGGCTGAAATTGAAAAATTACTTGAAGTTAAATTCAGACAAATATCTAGTGTTAgaatattataaatatttttaatgtCCTTTTTATTACTCAAAAGTATATTTTAGTATTAAATTTAGTTTTTTCTTTGGTTTGATCTCGTATTTTAAGGGTTAATTTGTAACAAGTTTAAAGCTCATTAAGCTTCAACTTGAGAAAGAATGTTAGAATATTATAAATATCTTATCTTAGTTGGATGGTTAACTCGTTTAGCCATGTTTATCGTAGTTATTTGAAGGGAAAATATATTTTGTTATTATTTATAACTAGCGTCCAAACGGAGTGCCCGTTTAACCGTTTCTTTTTATTGCGCTAACGAGTGAAAATATTTACAGTGTCTTTTTTTATaaatttgattttaatataaactAATTATATGATGAAACATATGATATTTATTCATATACATATTCAATTTTGTTTGCAATATGTAATATTCGCGCATTAAATTTGGTTTGAATTGAGAAAATCGCATTGTGATGTGACTATATTCAACCGGttttttcaagaaaatcaatAATGTGAGTGAAATAATTTGATGGTTAGGAATACCGTATTGAGGAAAATCAAAATAGGTTACACCAAAATTAAATTTTGTGtttatatattgttatagatTGTTCAAAACAATAAGATTTAGAtagaataagaagaagaaaaatatttCTCACAGTTTATTAAGCAAATAAACATAAACATTAACAAAGACATTGTTGCTTAATAGGAATGTCAACCATGAAACCGAAATCATAAATATCTCTCTTTTCACTGCAAAACAAATGAAGTAAATTAATATACTAAAAAATATAGTGTAATCTAGTGAGTACACGCCAAGTGTGTCATTGAAAAAGTATAGTTGAACGATTAAACATAATAGATAAATACCTGAGGTTGTGACAACAAAATttatttaaaaactatatttTTGGTAAAATCCCCTTATTCCCCCTCTACTTTTACGTCTTTAATTAACACTCTTGTTGCAGCCCGCGAAACACCTCTTGATAAAGCAACATACAATTGTCTATGACTGAAAACATGTCACGAAAGATAAATTCCGACATTTGGAATTGTTTTTCCTTGTGATTTATTTATAGTGATTGCAAAACTTAGTTTGACAGGAAACTGTTTTCTAATAAGCACAAAAGGAAGTCCCGCACCATCAGTGGTTTTGAGCTTAGTTCTTGGCAAGAAAGCTCTTTTTCCAGCGTTGTAGTCTGTAAGTATTTCAATACCAAGCAAGTTCATAAAAAAACCACGGCATAACAATTTTGTCCCATTACACAACCCAAATTTAGGGTCTATGTTTCGCAATAACATCAGAGGAGTCCCTATTTTTATCTTTAAAATATGTGGTGGTAAAGTACCAGGAGCAATTATGTGTAAGTATTCTTGTTGATATAGATTATGAGTATCACCCTCAACCTCATCAAAAATAACAAAATATGTTCATCTCCAGGGAACTTATTAATAATCATGTCATTCAACATATGTACATCATAATTTTTAGGGATAAGTATGGCTTTCTCCACCATATATGAAGCATCCCATCCATGGTTTTCTAATTGGGGAAATGTATGTTGTATGAGCTTTTTTATGGCGCTTTCTCCTTCCCATGGTATTACAATTTCAGCAGGCATCTTGACCATGTCATCCTCTTTAGCAGGTTCATTGCCATCTCCAATCCTCATCAGAAACTGTGTAAACTCGTGGTCATGAATTAATCGCATATTTTGGCGCAAGTGTAGGATCTTTGTGGTGGCCCATAATTGAGACTTAACAATACACGCTGAAATCATTTCTCTTATACTTCCTTTTTCAATAACAGGAAGCACCTGGCGAAAATCTTCTCCCATGATCATTATTTTTCCACCAAATGGAGCATCGATATTCATAATATCTTGTAGCGATCGATCTAATGCTTTCACACAATATCTATTTATCATGGGTACTTCATCCCAAATGATTGCATTGGTTATTCTAATGAGTTTTGTAAGGTCACATTTCTTTGTTATTTTGCAAATAGAAATGGGCTCTATATCAATGGGGATCCCAAATCGAGAGTGTGCAGTTCTACCACCAGGTAATAATCTAGCAGCTATACCTGAGGAAATTGTTGCTAAGACAATTTGACTATTACATCTCAAATTTACCATTATAGTTCGATAAAGGAAAGTTTTACTTGTTCCTCCAAGACCATCAACAACAAAAAATTGACTTTGGTTTTGGTGGATGACGTTCATAATTGTATTGTAAGCACTCATTTGGTCATTATTTAACTTCCCAACAAATTGAATGTCTTCATCTGGAATTTGGACCGACAACTCTTCTTGAATAATTGTTGGCACTCCCCCGACTTCATTTGTTTCCATTGTCAATATTGGAAGATCGTAGTTTTTGATTAGTTTTCCATGTAGCAGCAAAAGATCTCTCAATTCCCTCAATAACATATCTTCAAAGTTATTTCCCACAATAATATTTGTCATTTGAAAATTAATATAGTCACAAACAACCTTCGTAAAGCATATGGCATACGCATATTTGATGCTTCAAGCATACATTCACGAATACTATTGTCACTCTCTAATAACCCCCAATCCTCAACTACTTTTTTGAACATGAAAAAACATGCACCATTATGTGTAAGAATGCATTCCCAGCTTGTTGAACCTCTTAAATGAGACAACAAAACACGTAAATAAAATTTCTCACCTTCTGAAGGAGATACTGTATAGATTCGACCAATAACTTTTCGTTTTGTCCGTCTTCGTTGCCATTTTTTGACCCTTTTTAGCCAACAATAATGCTTTGGAATCTCTCTGTACAAATAATTCCTAGCATGTGGATCCATTTGGTTTAGTGAAAAGAACTCAGTGAGCATGGTTACTGCATTTTGGTTATCATTTAGTACATCTGTGATTCTTTGATGCTTATAGAACCGCACTTGATGATGATTTGGCAAGTGGATTTGTAGTCTTTCAACAGAGGGATATAACTTGTAAAGTGTGAATTTAAATATTTTCCACAATGCCTCTGGAGCACAAATCCATCTTGCATCAACATATTACTGAACCTCATCCATATTTGTACCTCTGTGAACCTCCATTGCAACTCGATCAGGACCTTTGTAAACATATTTATACAAATATTTAATACTTTTGATGCTGCTGTAAATCTCAACATTGATGTGACAATCGTACTTCAACAACAACCATGGATTATAAAGAACCACCCATCTATTATCAACAGACTTAATTCTATTTTAAAAAATGGGATCACTAAACCTTCTCATGTACTCAGGATATGAGTCATTTCCCTGATGCGTCTCTTCACAAAAGTCTTTTGGGTATCTTTTTTTACAATGACCATTCTTCATACACGGAGAGCTTTGATTCAATACTCCACATGACCCGTGGATCATGTGTTTTAACACAACTTCATACATTTCTGGTTCAGATTCATGTCGTGGTATTTCTGCTTTCACCACACTATCATACTCTTCAGGTTCCCGTAACTTGTCATCAGTATCCAAGATGAGTAGCATATGCACATGTGGTAGTGCATGTTTCTGAAATTCGGTTACATACATATAACTTTTAACCCCCCCTAAGACTCCTTTGTTAATGGCATCATCCTTCAACTGCTCAAATTTTGATCGAAAAATTCTTGTTAACAAATCAAGTCGATCCTGTGGGGTTTGATGGAGGCCTAGTTTGGAAGTTATCTCAATCCAAGAAGGATTGCATGTCATTGTAAGGAATATTTCTGGTTTACCATTGTTAAGAACAATGACCATACCATCTTGGTATCTCTGTGTCATATCTCGCTTACCGCCAATAAATGACGATGACAGTATTGTTCTTTGTCCGACATTATTTATAGAAATATATGAAAAGTATAAAAATTAAATGTGTGGATAGTGGtataaacataaagtataaacTCTTCAtgtataaatataatatattatattaaatacCTGCGTTATTCTCCCCATCGTGCAATGCATCTTGTAACCCATGATATACCTCAGACCGAATATTATTTTGATTTCTTCGGATCCATCTCAACCTTCCTGTTTCAATCTTTACATAATTGTCTACAACATACTGTTGTAAAAGTCGACCCGATTTAAACAATATAGATTGATCATTACGACGAATCtacattaaataaaataatcaaTCTTGAATTTTTTGTCACACATTTAGAAGTATATTTCTTAGAAAAATAGTTCAGCGTGTACCTGAAGCACATAACTGTAGTACTCTCGGCATGTAACATTTTTTCCAACATTAGTTTTTGTTTCTATGTCCCAACCATATGTTCCGAACGGTAACAATATAGGATATTGTAAAGGATCATAATACCCCATTGTTTCTTGAACCTTTGTTAGCTTTCCATCACAGTTGATGACATTTATATCTCTTCCACGTTCTATTGTATATTCATCACCACCACCTATAACAATTGCTGTGACTAAGGAAGCTGAAGGGAGACTATATTGTGGTTGATTCAACGGAAGTTCTTTAATGAGAAACATACATTCTTCAATATTTGGCTCTAGTGCAAGCTGCCTGAACACAATGACAAACGGGTTGCATTGGTGGAGTAGTTTTTGCAATTTATACACTACGGCTTGGTTAAGTATTGGATTTTCCCTCATCCTATTTTGAAGCTCATGATCGGTATCATAAATGTATAACTGCAAGTAATGTGGCCTTGAACCTTGATTCGGATGAAAACCTCCTATTTTGTGATAAATTGCATCTTGAGCACGAAATGTGTAAATACCACGACCAGTTGCAACCAAACTTTCATCGACATGAACACCTAGTGAAGTAAACGACATTACATGGTTATAACTTCTAATATGTTGTCTAAAATGTCTGCCTTCAGTAGAACTATCTAAAAATAACTATAACAACTCGTCATGAGCAGACACTTGTGAAATTGTCACATTTCCCTCTTTGCAACACATATCTTGAGATTCTCTATGAAACAATTTTGCATTGCATCGTCT containing:
- the LOC127078905 gene encoding uncharacterized protein LOC127078905; translation: METNEVGGVPTIIQEELSVQIPDEDIQFVGKLNNDQMSAYNTIMNVIHQNQSQFFVVDGLGGTSKTFLYRTIMVNLRCNSQIVLATISSGIAARLLPGGRTAHSRFGIPIDIEPISICKITKKCDLTKLIRITNAIIWDEVPMINRYCVKALDRSLQDIMNIDAPFGGKIMIMGEDFRQVLPVIEKGSIREMISACIVKSQLWATTKILHLRQNMRLIHDHEFTQFLMRIGDGNEPAKEDDMVKMPAEIVIPWEGESAIKKLIQHTFPQLENHGWDASYMVEKAILIPKNYDVHMLNDMIINKFPGDEHILLFLMRLRVILIIYINKNTYT